One Triticum dicoccoides isolate Atlit2015 ecotype Zavitan chromosome 5B, WEW_v2.0, whole genome shotgun sequence genomic window carries:
- the LOC119305338 gene encoding uncharacterized protein LOC119305338: MFPSSSQQEGAPSSPMSPAASTPEFQIRQSRASQEEEAPSSPEVRKHSSSTPMSPTASTPEVAKASNPTQVEAKEVRLSDLAPMMLDDTDVQTQKIDDIAELNLAEDFDNRPSKKARISESGVLEPSPMSPTMKTSSPGSECFESIVPESDDQMNHDTLPSPPSPSSSTISPVFQLHDVKEPDSHKEIKHETYDYLPRAIESSLGKQLLVQIDGSSVLQNQLMFLLDEKEWVNDDVINAYICCIKDQIHLQNDNKVYFESPFVTSLFKRDGTIGIQEDSAFMTETVLEYMQHDMVISIFIIYTF; encoded by the exons ATGTTTCCGTCGAGTTCGCAGCAGGAAGGAGCTCCGAGTTCGCCAATGTCTCCTGCGGCGTCTACACCAGAG TTCCAGATACGACAGTCAAGAGCGTCACAGGAGGAAGAAGCTCCGAGTTCGCCGGAGGTACGCAAACATTCGTCGAGCACTCCAATGTCGCCTACGGCGTCTACACCAGAG GTGGCAAAGGCTTCCAATCCAACtcaggtggaggccaaggaggttcgGCTCTCGGACCTTGCACCAATGATGCTGGATGATACCGACGTGCAGACT CAGAAAATAGATGACATCGCTGAACTGAACCTTGCAGAGGATTTTGATAACCGACCTTCCAAAAAGGCAAGAATTTCTGAATCAGGTGTTCTGGAACCATCACCTATGTCACCAACTATGAAAACATCTTCTCCAGGTTCAGAGTGTTTTGAATCGATTGTGCCGGAATCAGATGATCAGATGAATCATGATACACTACCATCACCTCCATCCCCATCTAGCTCGACAATATCTCCTGTTTTTCAATTGCATGATGTTAAGGAACCAGATTCACATAAAGAGATCAAACATGAGACATATGATTATCTCCCACGAG CAATAGAATCATCTTTGGGAAAACAATTGCTGGTTCAGATAGATGGAAGTTCTGTCTTGCAAAATCAATTGATGTTCCTGCTAGATGAAAAAGAGTGGGTAAATGATGAT GTGATCAATGCATATATATGTTGTATAAAGGACCAAATACATCTCCAAAATGATAATAAAGTATATTTTGAGAGTCCATTTGTTACCTCACTATTTAAACGAGATGGCACCATTGGAATACAAGAAGATAGTGCCTTCATGACAGAGACTGTCCTCGAATATATGCAGCATGACATGGTAATATCCATATTCATAATTTACACATTCTAG